The Cryptomeria japonica chromosome 6, Sugi_1.0, whole genome shotgun sequence genomic interval GAAGCTAGTGGTCCCATGAGCAACaatgaaaaatgaaataatttgttttttctattttccCTTTAAAATGTTTGGTGAAACTCATCTCAACTATTTTCTGATTGCCAAGTGGAAAATACAATTCCTaagttggtggggcaatttctagccccaccccatttttACCTGCTTAAAAATGAAATCCTAAAAGTAGGAGCTTTTATTTCTTAGGAGCAGATTCCAAATAATCCCGTAGCCCCAAAAAAAATCTTCATGGGAccgcctcttccttaaaaatagagcttaagcccctcCCATGTGACCCCTACCTAAGCTTCTTGATAACTCCAATAATAATGTCGAATATGCAGCCCTTCTTGACGGCTTAAGAGTGTGTCTCCTTAGTATTGATATTGAGGGCGATTCCCTAAATGTAACCTAAACTGTAGTTTCTGGAGATGCTCTTAGTTGGATATCTAGGATGTGGGTTAATGACATATGAGTAATGCTAGAAGGAATGGGCTTCTCATTAAAACAAATCTTTCGTGAGGCTAATAAGGATGAAGACTTTCTCTCTAATTATCCCATCCATTAGGATATTGAGGCAATTATCTCAGATGATATAATGACCTGGACTAGCCTTAATCTCCAATGACGACGTACTTTTCATAGTGCCTGTATGATGAGGACACAGATATGTGGTGTAGAGGTGAATCAAGCAAATATTTTCATGGGATTTTTTGGACCTTTGTGACAATCTTATAAGGATTATCAAACATATATGAATCCCCACATAGCAAGTGCTTTCATCCCATCTATAAAGTCGAGGCTACATATATTCATTGAGCAGTGAACAGAGATGGAGGGGTCGGGGTTGGGGTCAACTaatcttgaaatttttttgattccaAAATGTGAGTGTGATTGCAGACAAGCATTGATGGATGCACAGTTGAAAGAGATCTTCATTTTGGATGGGgacgaggtggaggaggtggtgaagAAGGTGTTGGGTGATGCTCGCCTTTCCCATGGGCATGTCCAAAATACTGAACTCTTGGAAAGCTTCATGTATATCTTGGCTCGAATCACAAGGGACCATGAGGTTGTGGAGAGGGCCATCAAAAGGATGGTTTCTCCCCACCTTCAATGAGGTTCAAGGTTGAAGCCTTCAAGGGTCAAGTGGCTGATGCCTTTGTAATAGAGGACATTTTGGAGAACAAGGATATGCATGATACTATAATATCTTTGAGAGATGGTTTGAGTAGGATGGAGACATATGAGTATATGATGAGTGTTAGTGGGACATGTTCCCTTCTGAGAAATTGAGAAGGTCTTAAGAGGCGATAGAGGCTATCAAGACTCTGTTTGCTTTCTGTTGTatgtatttttttctttctttcttgtgaTCAATGAAATGGGTGCTACCCCTTGGTAGCAATTTcccaaaaatataaaatgaaatatttttaccctcatagagataattaaataaatacacatTTATTTAATCATGGAGAAATTAACAATTaggtaaataattatttaatcatagaagAAAGGTCACATGGAATTATTAAACAATTAAAATTGTTTGATTAAAGAGGAAAATAGAtaaagtaaatttaattaaataatataaaattacttaattaaagACTTAGAAGAAAGGTTAGGAtaactaaataattaaaattatttaattagaagaGAAAGAGGGAAAATAAATTTTGAATTGGACAAAAGGTGTTaacctaattaaataataaaattatttaatttgttgaaTAGAAGATTGGTAAAAATTTCCTTGGAGGCATTGGACAATTTTTAGTGTGGATATGTTGTATGCAATATTGGTAACTATTTTATGTTGATGAATCATTCAGTATGCTTTTTATAGGATAAATGTTATAAGATGAAAGATCCTCACTGGATGCTTAAGGAAGGGACATTACATAAGACCATCATAAATTACAGAACATAGAAGTACAAAcattttgattatttaaccattaaaATGAAattaatgttgttttaaaaaatattatagacTGTTTAATAATTAAAACTAAATAATGAATATATTTATCATAGATTAAAATAAGATTAAATATAGAATAATTTCATACCTTAGAAATAAcaaattattcaaattatttagTCAATCATTTATTATAAATTGTATGGTGACTCTTATCCAGTTATTCTTAAATCACATGATAAATGGCTCAACATCACATTCTTAAATCACATGATAAATGGCTCATTCTCTATTTAAAGTATTTTTCATGCCTAGGTTAAATagtcaaaatataacaaaattctaAGGTTCAATTAATCAATAAATAGGCAATAAACATAAAAGATAACAACTATAAAAGATACCAACTATAATATGAACTCTCAAATGTTGAATAGATTGccaacaaataaattcaaacatgATTAATGTATTTAACATGTTTTCTGTCAAATTCAGAGTACAATGGCATTTTTCATGTGCTCTGTTGCATATAAATGCATGAACTTGTAGACATTGGAAaatcatccttttcttcttcttcttcttctgtgtAAGGGAAAACTTGTGACTATGGAGACAAGTAGTGACTTGATAGCCTACCCTGAGAGGCTCAGTTTGTTGAAGCTGATTCTGAGTGTAATACGTCCACAGCTGGACCAGTACTGGAAAATAAAGCTCTCGCTTATATTGATGAAAATTGTGGAGTATGTTGCAGGACCCTTGAAAGCATTGGGTATCTTGGTTGAATTTCTTCTGAACCTGTTTTCTCAGAATGGGGGATTGTTAAGAACCCTGTTCAGTTTATTAAACGGTAATTGTACTTAGTTTTATTCACTGATTTGATATTATTCTCACAAAAAATATTGTGTAagcatttttaaattattatttttccaTCATAGATCATTCCTTTCCATATGTTTATGGTTTTTTTAATCTTTTACATCGATAAAAGTTTCTTTTATAGGATTTGGTAAGTTCTTATCCTTTGGCTTAAGAGAGCAAAACACTTAAGATCACGGATTTGATGGTAAAAAatttctcacacaatcaaatccagatcACGGATTTGATTGTGTGATTCGAAACTGCTAACAACATTTGAATGGATTGTTGTGAAACAAGTTATGAATGTGGTGGATCTCAGTCCCTTCTGTAGAAATTTACCAGAATTAGACCTTTTCACTTCTTCTTTGGTTTTAAATTTAAGAAGGCTTATTTTTGTTGAGCTACAGTTCATATGATCAGACCAGTGAATCAACTATGGTACTCCTCTGATGGGGAGATTATGGACCACAGGGTCTAGACTATCTTAATACCCACCCCCTCAGCCTCTTAATTCGGAGAGCTACTAACCCCTCTTTGGCCAGCTTATTTCGATCCAAACATGACTCTAATACCACATATTTAGCTACAACTCCTATAAATCATGCCCTGTCAATACTTCTTCCCACTCTAAATTAGCATCATAGAGAATTAAGTAAAATCTTGACTACTGGTTGTGTGGATTGTTCTATACAGGAAGCATGATCATACCCAAGAGAGGATCAGAAGAATTTTTAAGTGTGATTGGCCATTTAGAGCGGCGCAGAGATCTGTATAAGAGCATCTCTGAAGATGATCTCTCCGTCATGGATGGTGGGGATCGAGTGTTTGCAGATATCTCAGCCATGGCTTCAACCTTAGCTTATGAAAACAAGTTGGTTATCAGGAAAACAGTCAACCAGCACTGGAAGGTACTTTATTTCACTTGTTTTAACAGCCCACAGAAATttgttcaaatttttctttgactGAACAAAAATGTCTAatcttgcagatgcattttgtggaGTTCTTCGACTTTTGGGACGGTATGAAATCTTTCTGGAAAAACCAAGTGTAATGAAATCGTAAATTACACGTTTTCAATATAGATTGATTGATCAGTTCAATTGATATAAATCAATATTATATAAATTTAAGATAATTTAGCAtatcaaataaattataaaatttcatccaataatatttttatcatttaaaaataaattttaaatcaataaaataattaattaatttttgatataaatgaaagaaaattgattaattgattaattgaacATTCAATGAAATGATGTTTAAATAAAGACAAAATCAACCATCCTTTTAAAActaaatcttatcaaaaataaaACTTGTTCACATACACATTATTTGATCTACCTACTTTTATTAAgggtatttaattaataaaaatgaaaaagtggagGACAATATTCTAACATTGAAAAATTACTAGTTCCATTCATGTTTAGAATTTGacttaataattataatttaatacatTTGTACTCTTTTCTCAAACGTGTTTTGAAGATTCTTTTGGCTTAGTGTGTGCTGACAATCTATTCATTGTTATTTTTTGAAATTAATATGGAAGAGAATTAGTGCCAACCTTTCTTGTCTTTATTATAATATCACTATTAATTGCACAATTCTTTGTATGCATATTTCTAAAAGTAGGTAATATCTTTATATTAGTTGCATATTCATGAATACTAATATGTTGATATGGTTATCTTACAGATCACTTGCAGAAGAAATCTACACAAGCATTTGTAATATGTGACAAGGAAATTGATGCCAAATTAATAGTGGTAGCCTTTAGAGGAACACAATTATTTGAGGCAGATGATTACATAACAGATTTAGATTTCTCATGGTATGACTTTCCCCAAATAGGAAAAGTCCATTTAGGATTTCTAGAGGCTTTGGGTCTAGCAAACCGTTCAATTGATAAGAAATCCTCACATCATCTCGAAACACAAGACATCAACAAACCTCTAGCCTATTTTGTTCTATGCCAAAAGTTAAAGAACCTTTTACAAAtccacaaaaatgcaaaattcatTGTGACAGGTCATAGTTTAGGAGGAGCTTTAGCTGTATTATTTTTAGCAATGCTATTTGTGAACAAGGAGGATAAGTTGTTAGAAAAACTATTGGCTATTTATACATTTGGACAACCTAGAGTTGGTGATAAAGAATTTGGAGATTTCATGAATAGTAAACTAAAACAATCCAAACCCAAATATTTTAGAGTTGTATATTCCAATGACCTTATTCCAAGATTACCTTTTGATGATGGCCTATTCATGTATAAGCACTTTGGAGTATGTCTTTACTACAACTGCTGTTATTGTCAAAAGGTATTCAAATTACTTTTTAATTTTGTAATactcattattattttttaagatTAGTGATATCCACTAAATTTTAGTAAGATTGTCTCTATggatttaatatattattttgttaaaattGTTATTGCAGAATCTTGTGGAAGCCCCCAATAGAGATCTCACGTTGGTGTACTTCATACCCATAAGAATAACTGCCATATGGGAATTGTTACAATCCTTAGTATTACATTACATTAAGGGAGAGAGCTTCAAGGAGACCAAACTTTCTATTATCTCCAGAATATTTGGAATTTTGGTTCCAGGGATTTCAGCACATAGTCCAGTAAATTACATTAATGCAATAAGATTGGGTCCTCCTAGATTGAATCCAACTTTGAGTAATGTAAAAGGATAATATATCTTATTTGAAGGATGCAGTCTTACTAATGTGAATGGTTGAATACAAATCATTCTTCACATTGAAAGAAAGACATTCACTTTGAGCCCATCTTTAAATGGTTTTCACTTATTTAGAAAATTTTATTATAGAATTAGGATACTCAATTACTCTTATTAGTTTtttggaaaaacacatgttactagTCTATGCATGGCCTGTAATATTTCTTAATGAAAACatttttaaatgaaattttaaaagactttgtcaatttttattttttaaatttctttatgAGCGAATAAATTAAATTAAGGTTTATTGATTGTTGGCTGCGAATAATTAGAATAAGAAAAATAAGAATCAAGAAAggagaaaaaaaaaagcaaaatgtTGATCAATCTAGCACTTCTTTACAACCTTTGCAACCATATCTTCCTCAAGCTTCTAAAACTTTAGTTCAACAACCTAGTGACTATGACCTTATTGAGCAACTTTTTTTTACTCTTGCTAAGATCTCACTATAGGATTTGCTTCAAATTGCTCTGATTTATTAGGGTATGCTTTaggaatctcttcaaaatatcttgTCGCCTTCTTGTTCTAGGCTTGTAGATGTGAATGTGTTGATGTATTGTATTTGTGTGGATTCACCAAATATTACGGTCTATCCACATGCCTCTAGAAGTGAGGAACTTGCAAGACCCAATGATAATTATATATGTTAATGGTGTTGGCATTAAGCAGAATATGGTTGATTTAGGTTCATCACTCAACGTTTGCAGTCTAGACTTACTGCCTAAAATCAAAGTGGATTCAAACTCTGTTGCTGCATCTTATATATTCATTCGTGGTTTTGATAACACTAGTAAATTTTTTTTGGGCATTGTTATTTCGCCTTTAAATATTGGATCAATTATTATTCCAAACTTGGTGTATGGCATGTCAGGACTTTTACTGTATAACtttattttgggtagaccttggctacATTCTTTAGGGGAAGTTTCATCTACTCTTTATGATTCTATTAAGTGTGTTACTAAGAATCATGTAGTTATGATCAAGACCCACCCTAAGGCTATGCATTTATGTCAAATGGTAGTAGTTGGTCAAGCTTCATTACACCTACCTTTCAGAACTACATTCCACCATTGTCTTCAAACATGCCGACATCTAATTCTATGGTATCCCCTAAAAGGAAAACCcaaaataatttttgcataaaGAAGAGTCTCCTAAGAAACATGATCCTCCTAAAGAGGACCTTCGTATGGTAGCTCCTCCAAAAGCTGAAATTTCCAAGTAGATACTCCTACTAAATAATCTCCTTCTAAAGTGAATGTATGTTTAGATGATGACTTGGGAGCTTTGGATTTTATTGTCTTATCTTGGTAAATACAAGGTAGATTTCGTCCATCTAAACATTCCTAAGATCCCATTCGCCTCAACTAAAAAGGATGATTATGAATCTATGAAGCTAGGAGATAATTACCATGTTGATC includes:
- the LOC131876461 gene encoding triacylglycerol lipase OBL1-like produces the protein MHFVEFFDFWDDHLQKKSTQAFVICDKEIDAKLIVVAFRGTQLFEADDYITDLDFSWYDFPQIGKVHLGFLEALGLANRSIDKKSSHHLETQDINKPLAYFVLCQKLKNLLQIHKNAKFIVTGHSLGGALAVLFLAMLFVNKEDKLLEKLLAIYTFGQPRVGDKEFGDFMNSKLKQSKPKYFRVVYSNDLIPRLPFDDGLFMYKHFGVCLYYNCCYCQKNLVEAPNRDLTLVYFIPIRITAIWELLQSLVLHYIKGESFKETKLSIISRIFGILVPGISAHSPVNYINAIRLGPPRLNPTLSNVKG